From the Candidatus Binatia bacterium genome, one window contains:
- a CDS encoding CoA transferase: MKRSDMERSDEKAGLLAGVRVLECSLLGPAAVGMHLADLGAEVIKIEPPGGDYVRKMAFPIIDGISLLHWHLNRGKRSVVLDLRKPPAVDLFLQMVERADVVIEAMRPGALARRGITFERMCERNPRVVFCTISGYGMNGPYRDLPAHGIAFDAWAGVVRPTTEAHGFPAIPSYTTVGINAGPLYAAMGILAALVRARASGKPSWLEVAQSDAAAAFNWNGIEGNKAYERPESEVTGNDGDGRGARRPVGDNSMTDAVRYQFYRTKDGMILFMASEQEFWRNFTYGIGRPELYEANPGARYADHARGNLELRRELAEIFATRTTAQWVEFGLKVNTPIAPVNDVKSIVRDPHFQARVGFWSRERVGTELMPSPVRLVGEPLPVPEAAAVEPGRDTENVLREVLGLPAEQIAHLRAQGVLG; this comes from the coding sequence ATGAAGCGCAGCGACATGGAACGCAGCGACGAGAAGGCTGGATTGCTAGCAGGCGTGCGCGTACTGGAGTGCTCGTTGTTGGGGCCGGCGGCAGTCGGTATGCATTTGGCCGACTTGGGCGCGGAGGTGATCAAGATCGAGCCCCCCGGTGGGGACTACGTCCGCAAGATGGCGTTCCCGATTATCGACGGCATTTCCCTCCTGCACTGGCACTTGAACCGCGGCAAGCGCAGTGTGGTGTTGGATTTGCGCAAACCCCCGGCGGTGGACCTCTTCCTCCAGATGGTCGAACGGGCCGACGTCGTCATCGAGGCGATGCGGCCCGGGGCCTTGGCTCGGCGCGGCATTACGTTCGAGCGCATGTGCGAGCGCAATCCACGCGTCGTGTTCTGCACGATTTCTGGCTACGGCATGAACGGGCCGTACCGCGACTTGCCGGCGCACGGCATTGCCTTCGATGCGTGGGCGGGTGTGGTGCGCCCAACCACCGAGGCGCACGGTTTTCCAGCGATTCCGAGCTACACCACCGTCGGCATCAACGCCGGGCCATTGTATGCGGCGATGGGAATTTTGGCCGCCCTCGTACGGGCGCGCGCGAGCGGAAAACCCTCTTGGCTCGAGGTGGCGCAAAGCGATGCTGCCGCCGCTTTCAATTGGAACGGAATCGAAGGCAACAAGGCCTACGAACGGCCGGAATCGGAAGTCACCGGGAACGATGGCGATGGCCGCGGCGCCCGGCGGCCCGTTGGCGACAACAGCATGACCGACGCCGTCCGCTACCAATTTTACCGCACCAAGGACGGCATGATCCTCTTCATGGCCTCGGAGCAGGAGTTCTGGCGGAACTTTACCTATGGCATTGGCCGACCCGAGTTGTACGAGGCCAACCCTGGTGCACGCTACGCGGATCATGCCCGCGGCAACCTCGAGCTGCGCCGCGAGCTAGCCGAAATTTTCGCCACCCGGACCACCGCGCAATGGGTGGAGTTCGGTCTGAAGGTCAACACGCCCATCGCGCCGGTGAACGATGTGAAGTCCATCGTGCGCGATCCGCATTTTCAAGCGCGCGTCGGCTTCTGGAGCCGGGAGCGCGTGGGCACCGAGCTGATGCCCTCACCGGTGCGCCTGGTGGGAGAACCGCTGCCGGTGCCTGAGGCCGCAGCGGTGGAGCCGGGGCGCGACACGGAGAATGTGTTGCGCGAGGTGCTGGGCTTACCCGCAGAGCAAATCGCGCACCTGCGGGCTCAAGGTGTGTTGGGTTGA
- a CDS encoding NTP transferase domain-containing protein — MQAAIIAAGNGERLRQAGWVLPKPLVPVAGRPLVEYVLRGLEHAGVRRVVMALNTRGFPVERYCRRHWPRLDFSFVYRDTPNSMESLFALEPLIAGDPFVLMTADTLIAPSRLGEFCTRVREFGPEAVVLGVTAFVDDEKPLWVESDDTARVQALGSAVRGRGWVTAGVYAMPRSVFRHVAAARAAGAAALRDFLALLLQAGVEMRALPVGVCVDVDRPQDLAVAARFVAEEYASDA, encoded by the coding sequence GTGCAAGCCGCAATAATTGCTGCCGGTAACGGCGAGCGCCTGCGCCAAGCAGGCTGGGTGTTGCCGAAGCCGCTGGTGCCGGTGGCGGGTCGGCCGCTCGTCGAGTATGTCTTGCGCGGTCTCGAGCACGCCGGGGTGCGCAGAGTGGTGATGGCACTGAACACGCGGGGTTTCCCTGTCGAGCGCTACTGCCGGCGGCATTGGCCGCGGCTCGATTTTTCCTTCGTGTATCGCGACACGCCAAATTCCATGGAAAGTTTGTTCGCACTCGAGCCGCTGATTGCCGGCGATCCCTTCGTGCTCATGACCGCGGATACGCTCATCGCGCCGTCGCGCCTGGGAGAGTTTTGCACTCGGGTGCGAGAGTTCGGGCCCGAGGCCGTGGTGCTCGGGGTGACCGCGTTCGTGGACGACGAAAAGCCGCTTTGGGTCGAGTCCGATGATACCGCGCGGGTGCAAGCACTGGGGAGTGCGGTGCGGGGCAGGGGTTGGGTGACCGCGGGTGTCTACGCCATGCCGCGAAGCGTGTTTCGCCACGTAGCCGCCGCGCGCGCTGCCGGCGCTGCGGCGCTGCGCGATTTCCTCGCCTTGCTGTTGCAGGCGGGTGTGGAGATGCGCGCGCTGCCTGTGGGTGTGTGTGTGGACGTCGATCGCCCACAAGATTTAGCCGTCGCCGCCCGATTCGTCGCCGAAGAGTACGCGAGCGATGCCTGA
- a CDS encoding HAD family hydrolase — MRLPVRAVTLDFGGTLDGPDHWRDRFWRVYDAAGLHPEKEDFERAFGFATRAAYAEPRLRTVGLVGLVRFHVQEQMRELGWPTSNAVEDIVHRFVQDTRKALHRHAALVRRWKERVRLGVISNFYGNLAAILAEEGLASLFPVVIDSALVGMRKPERAIFELACAQLECEPEEVLHVGDSLEHDVLGACGAGMYAAWLNSRAGRDAGCSLPATAFPIARLADLDECLSCKPQ; from the coding sequence GTGAGACTTCCGGTGCGCGCGGTAACGTTGGATTTCGGTGGCACGCTCGATGGACCTGACCACTGGCGCGATCGCTTCTGGCGTGTGTATGACGCGGCGGGCTTGCACCCGGAGAAGGAAGACTTCGAGCGAGCTTTTGGTTTCGCCACCCGTGCCGCCTATGCGGAACCGAGGCTGCGCACCGTCGGACTGGTTGGCTTGGTGCGCTTCCACGTCCAGGAGCAGATGCGTGAGCTGGGATGGCCGACGAGCAATGCTGTGGAGGACATTGTGCACCGGTTCGTGCAGGATACGCGCAAAGCTCTGCACCGACACGCGGCATTGGTGCGGCGCTGGAAAGAGCGCGTGCGGTTGGGCGTGATCTCCAACTTTTACGGAAACCTGGCGGCGATTCTCGCGGAGGAAGGATTGGCGTCGTTGTTTCCTGTGGTGATCGACTCGGCTCTGGTGGGTATGCGCAAGCCCGAGCGTGCGATCTTCGAACTGGCGTGCGCGCAGCTGGAATGTGAGCCGGAGGAAGTCTTGCATGTGGGCGATTCGCTCGAACACGATGTGTTGGGTGCGTGCGGTGCTGGGATGTACGCGGCGTGGTTGAATTCTCGAGCTGGGCGAGATGCGGGCTGTTCGTTGCCCGCAACGGCTTTCCCCATCGCGCGCCTCGCTGACCTCGATGAGTGCTTGTCGTGCAAGCCGCAATAA
- a CDS encoding Gfo/Idh/MocA family oxidoreductase yields the protein MRVWRGAIVGFGEVALHGHLPAWRRQRDFRLVAVCDANPERRALAASVLPEARVYWTLDELLEQERLDFVDIATPPACHAVQVEAAARAGVHVLCEKPLTTSVAEFVHLQKCVRAAGVVLHTVHNWRFSEAFQAMRAAMSEERLGPVRHIAVKTIRQGCAPGAGGLWRLDHEVAGGGILVDHGWHTFYLLADLAGEVPEAVSAAVGRRRYTDVAVEDTAQCRVVFPSATAEIELTWAGAARQTSWAVQAEHGEVRVENGQLSVRGKRGLRRAELPSPAESSHHPHWFDGVIAEFRAALEHPELGRDNLSEAGLCVVLLQQAYRSAKAQGREFKVALPNV from the coding sequence ATGCGGGTGTGGCGCGGGGCGATCGTGGGTTTTGGTGAGGTGGCCCTTCACGGGCACTTACCGGCGTGGCGACGCCAGCGCGATTTCCGTTTAGTCGCTGTTTGTGATGCCAATCCGGAGCGGCGGGCACTGGCGGCGAGCGTGTTGCCCGAGGCGCGGGTGTATTGGACGCTCGACGAATTATTGGAGCAGGAGCGCTTGGACTTCGTCGACATTGCCACTCCCCCGGCGTGCCACGCTGTCCAAGTGGAAGCTGCGGCGCGCGCTGGAGTGCACGTGCTGTGCGAGAAGCCGCTGACGACCTCGGTTGCTGAGTTCGTGCATCTGCAGAAGTGTGTGCGCGCTGCCGGCGTGGTGCTGCACACGGTGCACAACTGGCGGTTTTCCGAAGCCTTTCAGGCGATGCGTGCGGCGATGAGCGAAGAACGCTTGGGGCCGGTGCGCCACATAGCGGTGAAAACAATTCGCCAGGGCTGCGCCCCGGGTGCCGGCGGCCTGTGGCGGCTCGACCACGAGGTTGCCGGTGGGGGGATTTTGGTGGACCATGGCTGGCACACGTTTTACTTGCTTGCGGATCTTGCGGGCGAGGTGCCCGAAGCCGTGTCGGCTGCCGTCGGGCGCCGGCGGTACACCGATGTCGCGGTCGAGGACACGGCTCAGTGCCGCGTGGTGTTCCCCTCGGCGACGGCGGAAATCGAGCTCACGTGGGCGGGTGCAGCGCGGCAAACTTCGTGGGCGGTGCAGGCGGAACATGGCGAGGTTCGTGTGGAGAACGGGCAGCTCAGCGTACGCGGCAAGCGCGGGCTGCGCCGGGCCGAACTCCCCTCCCCCGCGGAGAGCTCGCACCATCCCCATTGGTTCGATGGCGTGATTGCGGAATTTCGAGCTGCGCTGGAGCACCCCGAGCTCGGGCGGGACAACCTTTCTGAAGCGGGCCTGTGCGTGGTGCTGTTGCAACAAGCCTATCGTTCGGCCAAAGCCCAGGGGCGCGAATTCAAGGTGGCGCTACCGAACGTATGA
- the pncA gene encoding bifunctional nicotinamidase/pyrazinamidase, translating to MGAHNTEHHAFRDAALIVVDVQNDFCSGGSLAVPEGDRVVPVINQLAPLFSTVIATQDWHPPNHCSFRAQGGPWPPHCVQGSTGAQLHPGLDRQHISAYVKKGTSPDKDAYSGFEGTDEAGRPLAEILRQRGVKRIYVTGLATDYCVRATALDGIKAGFEVHVVTDATRGVNVNPGDDQRALEELRSAGARLETSAEILSQLQAERVASV from the coding sequence ATGGGTGCCCACAACACCGAACATCATGCATTTCGCGATGCGGCGTTGATCGTGGTCGACGTGCAGAACGACTTTTGCTCTGGCGGCAGCTTGGCGGTTCCCGAAGGCGATCGAGTCGTTCCGGTGATCAACCAGCTTGCTCCGTTGTTTTCGACCGTGATTGCCACGCAAGATTGGCACCCGCCGAATCACTGCTCGTTCCGAGCGCAAGGCGGGCCATGGCCGCCGCACTGTGTGCAAGGCTCGACGGGAGCGCAATTGCACCCGGGTCTCGACCGCCAACACATCTCGGCGTACGTGAAAAAAGGCACGTCGCCTGACAAAGATGCCTATTCCGGCTTCGAGGGAACGGACGAAGCAGGGCGGCCGCTCGCGGAGATCTTGCGGCAACGCGGGGTGAAGAGGATCTACGTCACCGGTTTGGCGACCGACTACTGCGTGCGCGCGACGGCACTCGACGGCATCAAGGCGGGTTTCGAGGTTCATGTGGTGACCGACGCGACGCGGGGCGTGAACGTCAATCCCGGGGACGACCAGCGCGCACTCGAAGAGCTGCGCTCCGCCGGCGCGCGCTTGGAAACGTCGGCGGAGATCCTCAGCCAACTCCAAGCGGAGCGAGTCGCCAGCGTGTGA
- a CDS encoding lysylphosphatidylglycerol synthase domain-containing protein translates to MRWLERGLACLGAALLGGLVYRLGWRDLVANLSLVGWGLLLVLAQEILAFAANTLGWRWAFRRNTSAPRFTELLAARVAGDAFNYVTPTASLGGEFVRLQMLAAAHGRVPLAASLSVAKLAQTLGQVVFILVGLAVVAVYVSLPEAIQWAAWLTLGGFVGVCAGLVWWQRRGMFAPALLALEKFGWLQGPAWRSRILRLDEEIRALHRDGWRFGLSVLAFAVGWALGTVEMYIVLWLLDGSPSWMLALAIEVFSATLDGILFFVPAKLGTQEGGKVLIFSLLGLDPAKGLAAGVLRRVRELFWAAVGLSLWWWKQWGRAGVASAAAR, encoded by the coding sequence ATGCGGTGGCTCGAGCGCGGTCTCGCATGTTTGGGGGCAGCGTTGTTGGGGGGCTTGGTGTACCGGCTCGGATGGCGAGATTTAGTTGCGAACCTCTCCCTCGTCGGTTGGGGGCTGCTGTTGGTTCTAGCGCAAGAAATTCTCGCTTTTGCGGCGAACACTCTGGGTTGGCGGTGGGCGTTTCGTCGCAACACCAGTGCGCCGCGGTTTACCGAACTCCTGGCGGCGCGCGTGGCTGGCGATGCGTTCAACTACGTGACGCCGACAGCGTCGCTCGGAGGCGAGTTCGTGCGCTTGCAGATGCTCGCAGCCGCGCATGGGCGGGTTCCGCTCGCCGCATCGCTGAGTGTGGCGAAGCTGGCCCAGACGCTTGGCCAAGTTGTCTTCATCCTGGTGGGGTTGGCCGTCGTCGCCGTGTACGTTTCCTTGCCCGAGGCAATTCAGTGGGCAGCGTGGCTCACCTTGGGTGGGTTTGTCGGAGTGTGCGCGGGCCTCGTGTGGTGGCAACGGCGCGGCATGTTTGCTCCTGCTTTGCTTGCGTTGGAGAAGTTCGGCTGGTTGCAGGGGCCGGCTTGGCGCAGCCGGATATTGCGACTGGACGAGGAAATTCGTGCCTTGCATCGCGATGGCTGGCGGTTTGGGCTGTCGGTGCTTGCCTTTGCCGTGGGCTGGGCATTAGGCACGGTGGAGATGTACATCGTGCTTTGGCTGCTCGACGGATCGCCCAGTTGGATGCTGGCGCTGGCCATCGAAGTGTTTTCGGCCACGCTCGATGGCATTCTGTTTTTCGTGCCGGCGAAGTTGGGAACGCAAGAGGGTGGCAAGGTGCTTATCTTTTCTTTGCTGGGGCTCGATCCCGCAAAGGGTTTGGCTGCAGGGGTACTCCGGCGGGTGCGGGAGCTGTTTTGGGCGGCGGTGGGTTTGTCTCTGTGGTGGTGGAAGCAATGGGGCCGCGCCGGCGTGGCGTCAGCCGCAGCCCGCTGA
- a CDS encoding aspartate aminotransferase family protein — translation MKPSSLSNASLEAERSVPGLRSRALCAEEQQYLAPGVQRIAQLSELALSHGEGCRLVDVDGNRYLDFFAGVGVASLGHGHPRFTRQVAEQLGRLVVGSFTSRARLRLLRLLAQLAPLPRPRTQLYSGGAEAVEAAIRLAKAYTKKFEVVGFWGGFHGKTGGVLGLIGDTWKQQWGPLPAGTHLVPYADCYRCPFKLEYPRCGLFCLEFARQSIRTSTAGAVAAVAVEPMQGTAGNVVPPPEFLPGVAEIARELGAVLICDEMITGFGRTGKMFGCQHTGTEPDVITVGKGFGNGFPVSGLIAREELTQAEPFSKPSASSSSYGGNPLAASAALATVETIVEENLVDNAARVGGVLLEALRALQEKYEFIGDVRGVGLLIGLDLVKDRRSKEPLPAAVTEQLFLAALRRGLLLMGYFSRVRINPPLILSESEALEGAAILDEACAEIAPLVRGLA, via the coding sequence GTGAAACCCTCGTCACTGTCGAACGCCTCGTTGGAAGCCGAGCGCTCGGTTCCTGGGTTGCGAAGCCGGGCTTTGTGTGCGGAGGAGCAGCAGTACCTCGCCCCTGGGGTTCAGCGCATCGCCCAGCTCTCGGAGCTTGCGCTGAGTCATGGGGAGGGATGTCGCCTCGTTGACGTCGACGGCAACCGCTATCTCGACTTCTTCGCGGGTGTGGGGGTGGCCAGTTTGGGGCATGGCCATCCGCGGTTTACCCGCCAAGTGGCGGAACAACTCGGGCGGCTCGTGGTTGGCAGCTTCACCAGTCGCGCACGGCTGCGATTGCTCCGCTTGCTCGCGCAGCTCGCTCCGCTGCCGAGGCCGCGCACGCAGTTATACAGCGGCGGGGCAGAGGCGGTGGAGGCCGCCATTCGTTTGGCCAAGGCGTACACAAAGAAGTTCGAGGTGGTGGGTTTTTGGGGCGGCTTTCATGGGAAGACCGGCGGTGTCCTCGGCCTCATTGGCGACACCTGGAAACAGCAGTGGGGCCCACTTCCGGCAGGGACTCACTTGGTCCCGTATGCCGACTGCTATCGCTGCCCGTTCAAACTCGAGTACCCGCGCTGCGGGCTGTTCTGCTTGGAATTTGCGCGGCAGTCCATTCGCACCTCGACCGCCGGTGCCGTGGCAGCGGTTGCCGTTGAGCCCATGCAGGGCACGGCGGGCAATGTCGTTCCGCCGCCCGAGTTTTTGCCGGGGGTGGCGGAGATTGCACGGGAACTCGGGGCGGTGCTGATTTGCGACGAAATGATCACTGGGTTTGGCCGCACCGGAAAAATGTTCGGCTGCCAGCACACGGGCACGGAGCCCGACGTGATCACGGTTGGAAAAGGGTTTGGCAACGGCTTCCCGGTCAGCGGACTGATCGCTCGCGAGGAACTCACGCAGGCGGAGCCATTTTCAAAGCCCAGTGCATCTTCGTCGAGCTACGGCGGCAACCCGTTGGCAGCGAGCGCCGCGCTGGCCACGGTGGAAACGATCGTGGAGGAAAACCTTGTGGACAACGCCGCACGCGTGGGCGGTGTGCTGCTCGAGGCACTGCGCGCTCTCCAAGAGAAGTATGAGTTCATCGGCGACGTGCGCGGTGTGGGGCTCTTGATCGGCCTCGATCTGGTGAAGGACCGGCGCAGTAAAGAACCGCTGCCCGCTGCGGTGACCGAGCAATTGTTCCTTGCTGCACTGCGGCGCGGGTTGCTGCTCATGGGCTACTTCTCGCGCGTGCGCATCAACCCGCCGCTGATTCTGAGCGAGAGCGAAGCTTTGGAGGGAGCGGCGATTCTGGACGAAGCGTGCGCCGAAATCGCTCCACTGGTGCGAGGGCTCGCCTGA
- the hpnK gene encoding hopanoid biosynthesis-associated protein HpnK, with the protein MGEPHRHQRQRRLIVSADDFGLSPGVNRGIVQAHEQGLLTNTSLMVNGAAVAEAVELARAHPRLGVGLHLVLLQGYSTLPPQQIPGLVDSRGEFSRQPVRTGLRYFFVRALHAQLEREIRAQVEKFLATGLRLTHVDGHLNIHMHPTVLQILVRIAPEYGIVALRLPREPLGVTLRASWWQWCRKIAEAVTFRALTAHARPRLDGAGLRYPDWMFGLHQSGRMTEPYLAAILRRLPPGTTEVYTHASFVDEEAKHWRPRHYDCEGELRALISPRLRALIEAAGIELISYAQLRD; encoded by the coding sequence ATGGGCGAGCCGCATCGGCACCAACGGCAGCGCAGGCTCATTGTGTCGGCCGACGATTTTGGCCTTTCTCCCGGGGTCAATCGCGGCATTGTGCAAGCGCACGAGCAAGGACTACTGACGAACACAAGCTTGATGGTCAACGGTGCTGCGGTTGCCGAGGCCGTCGAGCTTGCCCGCGCCCATCCCCGCCTAGGAGTCGGCCTCCATCTCGTGTTGCTGCAAGGATACTCCACGTTGCCGCCGCAACAAATTCCGGGTTTGGTCGACAGTCGCGGCGAGTTTTCTCGCCAGCCGGTGCGGACCGGTTTACGGTACTTCTTCGTGCGCGCCTTGCACGCGCAGCTGGAACGGGAAATTCGCGCGCAAGTGGAGAAGTTCTTGGCCACCGGGTTGCGGCTCACCCATGTGGATGGGCACCTCAACATCCACATGCACCCCACGGTGCTGCAAATCCTCGTGCGCATCGCCCCCGAATACGGCATTGTGGCGCTGCGATTGCCGCGGGAGCCGCTGGGGGTCACCTTGCGCGCGAGCTGGTGGCAGTGGTGCCGCAAGATCGCCGAAGCTGTGACTTTTCGCGCGCTGACCGCCCATGCGCGTCCGCGTCTGGATGGGGCCGGCCTGCGGTACCCAGATTGGATGTTCGGGTTGCACCAATCCGGGCGCATGACCGAACCGTACTTGGCAGCGATTCTGCGTCGCTTGCCACCGGGGACGACGGAAGTGTACACGCACGCCTCGTTCGTCGATGAAGAGGCCAAACATTGGCGCCCGCGGCACTACGACTGCGAGGGTGAGTTGCGGGCACTCATAAGCCCGCGGCTGCGGGCCTTGATCGAGGCGGCGGGTATCGAGCTGATCAGCTACGCGCAGTTGCGCGACTGA
- the hpnJ gene encoding hopanoid biosynthesis associated radical SAM protein HpnJ: MAKSTLFLNPPSFDNFDGGAGSRYQARREVRSFWYPTWLAQAAALLPDSTLIDAPPHGLTTEDVIARAAGHDLVVIHTSTPSLRSDAKVAAALKAAYPGLEVAFVGAHTMVLPEQTLQQAPAVDFVTLGEFDYVIREVAEGRPYREVAGVAYRAEDGSIVRTGTRPPIHDLDAFPFVVDVYKKHLTIENYYIGYLQHPYVSLYTGRGCRSKCTFCLWPQTIAGHVYRTRSAEHVIAEMAHAKEIFPQVREFFFDDDTFTDDRPRAEEIARGLGKLGITWSCNAKANVPYETLKVLKDNGLRLLLVGFETGNQHILNNIRKGTRIDRAREFMRDCHKLGILVHGTFIIGLPGETEETIARTLEFAKELDPYSLQVSLAAPYPGTELYRQAKEKGWLPPDKEDDLVEDHGIQQAVLNYPELSSEQMEEALEHFYKAFYLRPRPILRILRDMLKDRRVMVRRLREAREFFSFFATRREPTATA; the protein is encoded by the coding sequence GTGGCCAAAAGCACATTGTTTTTGAACCCGCCGTCCTTCGATAACTTCGATGGCGGCGCCGGCTCGCGCTACCAAGCGCGGCGCGAGGTGCGCTCGTTCTGGTATCCCACGTGGCTCGCACAAGCCGCAGCGCTGTTGCCGGACAGCACCTTGATCGATGCTCCGCCTCACGGCCTCACCACCGAAGACGTGATCGCGCGCGCGGCCGGGCACGATCTGGTGGTCATCCACACTTCCACTCCGTCGCTGCGTTCCGATGCCAAAGTAGCCGCTGCCTTAAAAGCCGCGTATCCAGGGTTGGAAGTCGCATTCGTCGGCGCGCACACGATGGTGTTGCCCGAGCAAACGTTGCAGCAAGCGCCCGCGGTGGACTTCGTGACCCTCGGCGAGTTCGACTACGTCATCCGTGAAGTTGCCGAAGGCAGGCCGTATCGCGAGGTTGCCGGTGTTGCCTATCGTGCGGAGGACGGCTCGATTGTACGCACCGGCACGCGCCCCCCGATCCACGATCTCGATGCGTTCCCGTTCGTGGTCGATGTCTACAAGAAGCACCTCACGATCGAGAACTACTATATTGGCTACCTGCAGCACCCTTATGTGTCGCTGTACACAGGGCGAGGCTGCCGGAGCAAATGCACCTTTTGCCTTTGGCCGCAAACGATCGCTGGTCACGTTTACCGTACGCGCAGCGCCGAGCACGTGATTGCGGAAATGGCTCACGCCAAGGAGATCTTTCCTCAAGTGCGGGAATTCTTCTTCGACGACGACACGTTCACCGATGATCGCCCACGCGCCGAAGAAATTGCCCGCGGGTTAGGGAAGCTCGGCATCACTTGGTCGTGCAACGCCAAGGCCAATGTGCCGTACGAAACCCTCAAGGTCCTCAAGGACAACGGCCTGCGGCTCCTGCTCGTCGGATTTGAAACCGGCAACCAACACATCCTGAACAACATCCGGAAAGGCACCCGCATCGATCGTGCACGCGAGTTCATGCGCGATTGCCACAAGCTCGGCATCCTGGTTCACGGTACGTTCATTATTGGCCTCCCCGGCGAAACCGAGGAGACTATCGCGCGCACGCTGGAGTTCGCCAAGGAGCTCGACCCGTACAGCTTGCAAGTCTCGCTGGCTGCGCCTTATCCAGGCACGGAATTGTACCGGCAAGCCAAGGAAAAAGGTTGGCTACCTCCCGACAAGGAAGACGACCTGGTGGAAGACCACGGCATCCAGCAAGCGGTGCTGAACTATCCGGAGCTCTCCTCGGAACAAATGGAGGAGGCACTCGAGCACTTCTACAAGGCGTTTTATTTGCGGCCGCGCCCGATCCTGCGCATCTTGCGCGACATGCTGAAGGACCGCCGCGTGATGGTGCGGCGCTTACGCGAGGCACGCGAGTTTTTTTCCTTCTTTGCAACTCGCCGCGAGCCGACGGCAACAGCGTAA
- a CDS encoding CDP-alcohol phosphatidyltransferase family protein codes for MSEPRADRTKLLVLPPHAASFLRVAGLTVMERVLLAAQRAGFAEIVVWTPEPCPRLATILRAHSRLRGVQLTAEPPFGDDPWVVVRSDVVVSPTVLLRIRAESGGGAVRWCVDGLVVAVSGSARQLFPDSGTDAVAAWADAMRLADTECSLSTEVAVPVASPTSAQQAERALCRQIWRAAAATDGVLAHWFDRRLSLAISRRLARFPWLRPNHVTAAGTALGLCAAWLFSHGSFTGGVAAAVLFWLACVLDGCDGELARLTFRDSEWGKFFDVATDNLVHAAIFLGLGLGFLRSHPHAPHGWLVLLLLGGFASAGLASYVFLNRACSAAVAGAATHSWRGRLERFLAALMNRDFSYLLLLLALADRLHWFLWGAAFGSYAVAAAALALSFESFCGPGASGALSEETPAPAGTAAEAPIASWPQSE; via the coding sequence ATGAGCGAGCCAAGGGCAGACCGAACGAAGTTGCTCGTGTTGCCGCCACACGCTGCGAGCTTCCTGCGCGTTGCCGGGCTCACGGTGATGGAGCGCGTGCTGCTCGCTGCGCAGCGGGCTGGCTTTGCTGAGATCGTGGTGTGGACACCCGAGCCCTGCCCGCGGTTGGCGACCATCTTGCGTGCGCACTCGCGCTTGCGCGGCGTGCAGCTCACCGCCGAGCCGCCTTTCGGTGACGACCCATGGGTGGTCGTGCGGAGCGATGTGGTCGTGTCGCCGACGGTGTTGCTGCGCATCCGTGCGGAGAGTGGCGGGGGCGCCGTGCGCTGGTGCGTCGACGGGCTAGTTGTGGCGGTGAGCGGCTCGGCCAGGCAGCTATTCCCTGACAGCGGCACCGATGCCGTGGCCGCCTGGGCGGATGCCATGCGACTGGCGGACACCGAGTGCTCATTGAGCACCGAGGTTGCCGTGCCGGTGGCGTCACCGACTTCCGCGCAGCAGGCAGAGCGGGCTTTGTGCCGCCAGATTTGGCGTGCGGCTGCGGCCACCGATGGCGTCCTTGCGCATTGGTTCGATCGTCGCTTGTCGCTGGCCATCAGCCGGCGGTTGGCGCGGTTTCCCTGGCTCAGGCCGAATCACGTGACTGCTGCGGGCACCGCGCTGGGTTTGTGTGCGGCTTGGCTCTTTAGTCACGGGAGTTTCACCGGCGGGGTTGCCGCGGCGGTGTTGTTTTGGCTGGCGTGCGTGCTCGATGGTTGCGATGGCGAACTGGCGCGCCTCACATTCCGGGATTCGGAGTGGGGAAAATTCTTCGACGTCGCCACGGACAACCTGGTGCACGCTGCGATTTTCCTCGGTCTCGGCTTGGGTTTCTTACGTTCCCATCCGCATGCTCCGCACGGGTGGTTGGTGTTGCTGTTGCTCGGTGGTTTCGCGTCGGCAGGGCTGGCGAGCTACGTGTTCCTCAATCGAGCGTGCAGTGCCGCGGTGGCAGGCGCTGCCACTCATTCGTGGCGCGGACGATTGGAGCGCTTTTTGGCTGCGCTGATGAATCGCGATTTCTCTTACCTGTTGTTGCTGCTGGCTCTGGCGGACCGCTTGCACTGGTTTCTTTGGGGTGCGGCTTTCGGTTCGTACGCCGTCGCTGCCGCCGCGCTCGCACTCTCGTTCGAGTCGTTCTGTGGCCCTGGCGCGTCAGGCGCCTTGTCGGAGGAAACGCCGGCGCCTGCCGGGACCGCAGCCGAGGCGCCGATCGCCTCGTGGCCGCAAAGCGAGTAA